Proteins encoded by one window of Lathyrus oleraceus cultivar Zhongwan6 chromosome 1, CAAS_Psat_ZW6_1.0, whole genome shotgun sequence:
- the LOC127133665 gene encoding metal tolerance protein 10 isoform X1: protein MAEIHTRTEPLLDQDAANGSWRLNIKEFHLPTQNVADHQNKSSFSFNGLLRKPRKQRKVAEYYKKQERLLEGFNEMEAMHETGFYPGGLTEDEMKQLAKSERMAVHVSNACNLVLFAAKVFASIESRSLAVIASTLDSLLDLLSGFILWFTSNAMRKPNRFHYPIGKKRMQPVGIIVFASVMATLGLQILIESGRQIIAKAKPEVEPTKVNWMIGIMVAVTVVKFILMIYCRRFKNEIVRAYAQDHLFDVITNSVGLAAAVLAVKYFWWIDPTGAIIIALYTINTWTKTVIENVWSLIGRTAPPDFLAKLTYLIWNHHEQIKHIDTVRAYTFGAHYFVEVDIVLPEDMLLNQAHNIGETLQEKLEQLPDVERAFVHIDFEFTHRPEHKISL from the exons ATGGCTGAGATTCATACTAGAACTGAACCTCTTCTTGATCAAGATGCTGCTAACGGTTCTTGGAGGCTCAATATCAAGGAGTTTCATCTACCAACCCAGAATGTTGCTGATCATCAGAACAAAAGTTCATTCAGTTTCAATGGTCTCCTTCGTAAGCCGA GGAAGCAACGCAAGGTGGCGGAGTATTACAAGAAACAAGAGAGACTCCTTGAAGGGTTTAACGAAATGGAGGCTATGCATGAAACCGGTTTTTACCCCGGCGGTCTCACCGAG GATGAAATGAAGCAGCTTGCAAAGAGTGAGAGGATGGCGGTTCATGTGTCGAATGCATGTAACTTGGTGCTGTTTGCGGCGAAGGTTTTCGCGTCGATCGAGAGTAGATCATTGGCAGTCATTGCCTCAACACTAGATTCTCTTTTGGATCTCTTGTCAGGTTTCATATTGTGGTTTACTTCCAACGCTATGAGAAAGCCAAACCGATTTCACTATCCGATTGGAAAGAAACGCATGCAACCAGTG GGTATCATTGTTTTTGCATCAGTAATGGCAACCTTGGGCCTGCAGATTTTGATCGAGTCTGGCCGGCAAATCATTGCAAAG GCAAAGCCTGAAGTTGAACCAACTAAGGTAAATTGGATGATCGGAATTATGGTAGCCGTGACCGTGGTGAAGTTCATTCTTATGATCTACTGTCGAAGATTCAAAAACGAAATCGTCAGAGCTTACGCACAAGATCATCTTTTCGATGTTATTACTAATTCCGTCGGTTTAGCTGCTGCTGTTCTAGCTGTCAAGTACTTTTGGTGGATCGATCCAACCGGAGCTATTATC ATTGCGTTATATACAATAAACACATGGACAAAGACAGTGATTGAGAATGTTTGGTCACTCATCGGAAGAACAGCGCCACCCGATTTCTTGGCAAAGCTAACATACCTTATATGGAACCACCACGAACAAATCAAACACATAGATACAGTTAGAGCATACACGTTTGGCGCACATTACTTTGTGGAAGTCGACATTGTTTTGCCGGAAGACATGCTTCTGAACCAAGCACACAACATTGGCGAAACACTTCAAGAGAAACTAGAACAGCTTCCAGATGTTGAAAGAGCTTTTGTGCACATTGATTTTGAGTTCACTCATAGACCTGAGCATAAGATATCActatga
- the LOC127133665 gene encoding metal tolerance protein 10 isoform X2, with protein MEAMHETGFYPGGLTEDEMKQLAKSERMAVHVSNACNLVLFAAKVFASIESRSLAVIASTLDSLLDLLSGFILWFTSNAMRKPNRFHYPIGKKRMQPVGIIVFASVMATLGLQILIESGRQIIAKAKPEVEPTKVNWMIGIMVAVTVVKFILMIYCRRFKNEIVRAYAQDHLFDVITNSVGLAAAVLAVKYFWWIDPTGAIIIALYTINTWTKTVIENVWSLIGRTAPPDFLAKLTYLIWNHHEQIKHIDTVRAYTFGAHYFVEVDIVLPEDMLLNQAHNIGETLQEKLEQLPDVERAFVHIDFEFTHRPEHKISL; from the exons ATGGAGGCTATGCATGAAACCGGTTTTTACCCCGGCGGTCTCACCGAG GATGAAATGAAGCAGCTTGCAAAGAGTGAGAGGATGGCGGTTCATGTGTCGAATGCATGTAACTTGGTGCTGTTTGCGGCGAAGGTTTTCGCGTCGATCGAGAGTAGATCATTGGCAGTCATTGCCTCAACACTAGATTCTCTTTTGGATCTCTTGTCAGGTTTCATATTGTGGTTTACTTCCAACGCTATGAGAAAGCCAAACCGATTTCACTATCCGATTGGAAAGAAACGCATGCAACCAGTG GGTATCATTGTTTTTGCATCAGTAATGGCAACCTTGGGCCTGCAGATTTTGATCGAGTCTGGCCGGCAAATCATTGCAAAG GCAAAGCCTGAAGTTGAACCAACTAAGGTAAATTGGATGATCGGAATTATGGTAGCCGTGACCGTGGTGAAGTTCATTCTTATGATCTACTGTCGAAGATTCAAAAACGAAATCGTCAGAGCTTACGCACAAGATCATCTTTTCGATGTTATTACTAATTCCGTCGGTTTAGCTGCTGCTGTTCTAGCTGTCAAGTACTTTTGGTGGATCGATCCAACCGGAGCTATTATC ATTGCGTTATATACAATAAACACATGGACAAAGACAGTGATTGAGAATGTTTGGTCACTCATCGGAAGAACAGCGCCACCCGATTTCTTGGCAAAGCTAACATACCTTATATGGAACCACCACGAACAAATCAAACACATAGATACAGTTAGAGCATACACGTTTGGCGCACATTACTTTGTGGAAGTCGACATTGTTTTGCCGGAAGACATGCTTCTGAACCAAGCACACAACATTGGCGAAACACTTCAAGAGAAACTAGAACAGCTTCCAGATGTTGAAAGAGCTTTTGTGCACATTGATTTTGAGTTCACTCATAGACCTGAGCATAAGATATCActatga